The following DNA comes from Cellulomonas soli.
AGCGTGAACCCGCCGGCCGTCGCGGCGGCGACCACGTCGTCGTAGCGGGCGGGGTCGACGACCACGGCCACGCTCGGGTGGTTCTTGGCAGCGGCACGCACCATCGACGGCCCGCCGATGTCGATCTGCTCGACGCACTCGTCCGGGCCCGCACCCGAGGCGACGGTCGCGGTGAACGGGTACAGGTTGACCACGACCAGCTCGAAGGGCGCGACACCGAGCTCGTCGAGCTGGGCGAGGTGGTCGGGACGACGGGTGTCGGCCAGGATCCCGGCGTGCACGCGCGGGTGCAGCGTCTTCACACGCCCGTCGAGGCACTCGGGGAACCCGGTGAGCTCCTCGACGCGCGTGACGGGCACACCGGACGCCGCGACGGTGGCGGCCGTCGAGCCGGTGGAGACGAGCTCGACGCCGGCCGCGTGCAGCGCCGTGGCGAGCTCGACCAGGCCGGTCTTGTCGTAGACGCTCAGCAGCGCGCGACGCAGCGGGCGACGGGTGTCGGCGGCGGCGGGATCGGCGACGGGGGCCAACGGGGACAGGTCGTGCGACATGGCGACTCCTGGGTCGAGACCGCGAGGGACGACGCGGCCGGTGCGAGGACACGGACCCAGGCACCCAGGCGGACGGTGCTCTGCAGGGGGACTGCTCGGCCGCTCCCCGGTGGTCGATCCCACCTCGGTTCGCCAGTCACGGCCGCGGCCGAGTCTACCGGCACCCGGCTACGAGGCCGCCTCAGCCGCCGGCGGGCACGACCACGCGTCGCCCGTCGACCCGCAGGCCTCCACGGGCGATCCGTCCCACCCACTCGACCAGCAGCGCGCGCTCGACGACCTTGATCCGCTCGTGCAGCGTCTCCTCGTCGTCCCCGTCGAGGACGGCGACGGCCGCCTGCGCGACGATCGGGCCGGTGTCCACCCCCGCGTCCACGACGTGCACCGTGCACCCGGTCACACGCGCGCCGTAGGCGAGCGCATCACGCACGCCGTGCGCCCCCGGGAACGCGGGCAGCAGCGCCGGGTGGGTGTTCACCACCCGGTCGGCGAACCGCTGCAACACGGGCGCCCCCAGGATCCGCATGAAACCCGCGCTCACCACGACGTCCGGACGGAAGACGGCGATCGCCTCGGCGAGCGCGGCGTCCCACGCGGGCCGGTCGGCGAAGTCCGCCGGTGCGACGACCGCCGTCGGCACCCCGGCTGCGCGCGCGAGCGACAACCCCCCGGCACCGGACCGGTCGCTGACCACGCCGACGACACGTCCGCCCCACGTCGCGTCGTCGTGCACGTCCAGCAGCGCCGCGAGATTCGTCCCGGCGCCGGACACGAGCACCACGACCCGTCCGGAGGTGCGGGTGGGCGCCGCGGGTGGCACGGGGCCGTCGGCGGCGCCGGCTGCGGTGCCGGCTGCGGCGGGGCGGGTCGGCTGGCTCGTCACGCGCCGACCCTAGCCCGACCCCCGACCGGACGCCCCGGCACTCCAGGGCACGCACACGCGCAGCGCGGGCACGGCCGGACACGACCGGGCACGTCCCCCGGGTGCGCGAGAATGCCCGGGTGAGCAACCCGTACGCGCCGCCGGACCCGACCCGCGAGGCCCCCGCATCGCCGCCCGCAGGTCCGAGCCACCCGCGAGCGCCGCACGGGCCCACCCCCGCAGGCATGCCGGGACACCCCGGACCGCGCCCGGCGCCGACCCCGCGCCCGGTCGACGAGGCCCTGGCTGCACGGGCCGCCTGGCACGCGCGGCTGTTCGGGCTCCTGGTGCTCTCCTCGCTGCTGGTCAGCACGCTGCCGCTGCCCTGGCAGGCCGCCTCGCTCGTGTTCGCCCTGGTGGGGCTCGTGGTCGGTGGCCGGGCGCTGCAGCTGGCGCTGCGCTCGGGCGCCCGCGGCAGCCTGCCTGCCGCGCTCGGGCTCGGTGTCGCGGTGGCGTTCTTCTGGTCGTTCGTGACGGCCGGCATGCTGCTGCTGTGGCCCGTGCAGGTCGCCCATCAGGAGTGCGTGGCGGGTGCCCTCACGGTGAGCGCCCGGCACGCGTGCGAGCAGCAGTACGAGCAGGACCTCAAGGACTGGCAGTCCCGGCTCGAGCAGCGGGCCGCGACGGCCTGAGGACCGCGTCGGCCCACGGACACACCGGCAGCGACCGCCCACTGCACGTCACTGCACGTCACGTCACGGCCGTCAGTCGCGTGCGGGCACGGTCTCCGAGCGGGTGTCGTTCTCGGCGCCGTCCCTCGCGCCTGCCGGATCGACCCCGGTCGTCCCGGTCGTCGCACCGGGCCGCACCTGACGCCGCCCACCGCGCAGGGCGGACCGGACCAAGGGTTCACCGGGCACGGCGAGCAGCAGCGCGCCGACCAGCACCTCGGCCGCGACCGCTCCCGCGACCGACCACGGCGCGCCCCCGACGACCGCCATGCTGCCCGGACCCACCGGGCCGGAGGCGAGCCGGACGAGCACCAGCGTGAGGGCACCGGCGGTCAGCGCGAGCGAGCCGAGCGCCACGAACAGGTCACGCACACGCTCCACACGCAGGCGTCGGTGCACCGCCCAGCCGACCAGCGCACCCACCATCACCACGAGGACGGGCGCGTAGGCCATCGCACCGCCGGCGGCGTCCGGCGTCGGCAGGGCACCGAGCATGGGGATCGTCGGCAGCGGGACGGCCACCACCTCGGCGGGCGCGAACCGGCTGCCGTCCCCGACGGCGAAGCCCGGACCAGCCACCCAGCTCAGCGCCCACACGACGAGGTTGGGGACGAACGCCAGCTCGGTCACGGCGAGCACGGCACCGCCGATGACGTCGAGGTTGAGCGCACGCACCAGGTCCGTGACGGTCGCCCGCCCCGCGAGGACCCAGACGGAGGAGAGCACGGCGGCCACCACGACGAGCACCGCGACCGCGAGCAGGCCGGCGGCCGACCCCACCCGCACGGGCGCGGGCACCCGCGTCCAGACCGGTCGGGTCAGCGCGCGCCAGGTCGGTGCCTCGGGGCGCGCCAGCAGCCCTCCGCCGAGGCCCGCCGCACCGACCACGGCCGCCCCGAGGAGGGCGGCCATCAGCCTCCAGCCGCCGACACCCACGGCCAGTGCGACCAACGACGCGACCAGCACGTAGGCGAGGACCCCGGCCGTGAAACCGGCGCGGGTCGCCAGGCCGGACCTGCGGGCGGAGGCGTAGCAGCTGAACACCGCCAGGGCGCTCACGCCGAGCGGCACCAGACCGACCGTCGTGCCCCCGACGTCCATCGGCACGCCGTGCCCGAGCAGCCACAGCCCGGCGCCCACCCCGACCGAGCGGAACCAGCCGACGCCCTCGTTGGACGGGTCGGCCGACGTGGCGACGTAGGCGACGACCGCCGGGACCACGAGCACGAGCAGCGAGAGCAGCGCCCCCTGGACCGCGCACAGCACGCCGCCGATCCAGCGGGGCGCACCGTCGATCGCGCTCGTGAAGAACGGTGCCCGACGTCGCTCGTCGCCCGAGAGCACGCGACGAGGTGCCCGACCTCCGGCAGGGGTCGCCCCGGTCCGTGGTGGGGTGTCGCTCACGGCCTCATCGTCGCCGGGGCGGGCGGCCTGCGTGGCCAACCCGACCCGGCGCGTCGCGCACGAGTGTGCGAGGAACCTCTGGGGCGGCCGTCAGGACAGCAGCGCGCGGGCGAGCGCGGCCGTCTCCGACGGGGTCTTGCCGACCTTGACGCCGGCGGCCTCGAGGGCCTCCTTCTTGGCCTGCGCGGTGCCGGACGAGCCGGACACGATCGCACCGGCGTGGCCCATCGTCTTGCCCTCGGGGGCGGTGAAGCCTGCGACGTAGCCGACGACCGGCTTGGTGACGTGCTCGGCGATGTAGGCCGCGGCACGCTCCTCGGCGTCGCCGCCGATCTCGCCGATCATGACGATGACCTCGGTGTCCGGGTCCGCCTCGAACGCGGCGAGCGCGTCGATGTGGGTGGTGCCGATGATGGGGTCGCCGCCGATGCCGACGGCCGTGGAGAACCCGAGGTCCCGCAGCTCGTACATCATCTGGTACGTCAGCGTGCCCGACTTGGACACCAGGCCGATGCGGCCCGGGCCGGTGATGTCGGCCGGGATGATGCCGACGTTGGACTTGCCGGGGCTGATCAGGCCGGGGCAGTTCGGGCCGACCAGGCGCACACCCTTGTCCTGCGCGTAGGTGAAGAACTCGGCGGTGTCTGCCACCGGCACGCCCTCGGTGATGATGACGGCCAGCGGGATGCCCGCGTCGACGGCCTCGATGACGGCGGCCTTGGTGTGGGCCGGCGGCACGAAGATGACGGACACGTCGGCACCGGTCTCGGCGATGGCCTCGGCCACCGTGCCGAACACGGGCACGTCGACGGTGCCGTCACCGGTACCGGCGGGGAAGGTCACCGACGTGCCGGCCTTGCGGGGGTTGACGCCACCGACGACCTGCGTGCCGGAGGCCAGCATGCGCGTGGTGTGCTTCTGCCCCTCCGAGCCGGTCATGCCCTGGACGATGACCTTGGACGTCTCGGTCAGGAAGATCGCCATGTCTGCTGTTCTCTCGTCTCTTCGGAGGTCGGCGGGTCAGGCGACCGAGGCCAGGCGGGCGGCCTCGTCGGCGCCGCCGTCCATCGTGTCGGCGAGGGTGACGAGCGGGTGGCCGGCCTCGGCCAGGATCCGCCGCCCCTCGAGGACGTTGTTGCCGTCGAGGCGCACGACCAGCGGCTTGGACGCCTCGTCGCCGAGGATCTCCAGCGCGGCCACGATGCCGTTGGCGACCGCGTCGCACGCGGTGATGCCGCCGAAGACGTTGACGAACACCGACTTGACCTGCGGGTCGGTGAGGATGATGTCCAGCCCGGCCGCCATGACCTCGGCCGAGGCGCCGCCACCGATGTCGAGGAAGTTGGCGGGCTTGACGCCACCGTGCGCCTCGCCGGCGTAGGCGACGACGTCGAGCGTGCTCATGACCAGGCCCGCACCGTTGCCGATGATGCCGACCTCGCCGTCGAGCTTGACGTAGTTGAGGTCCTTCTCCTTGGCGCGCGCCTCGAGCGGGTCGGCGGCGGCCTTGTCCTCGAGTGCGGCGTGGTCGGCGTGCCGGAAGTCCGCGTTGGCGTCGAGCGTGACCTTGCCGTCGAGCGCGACGATCTCGCCGTCCTGCGTGAGCACGAGCGGGTTGACCTCGACGAGCGTGGCGTCCTCCTCGCGGTAGACCAGCCACAGCTTCTGCAGCACGTCGGCGACCTTGCCGGCGATCTCGGGGGCGAACCCGGCGGCGGCGACGATCTGGTCGGCCTTCGCCTGGTCGATGCCCGTGCGCGGGTCGACGGCGACCTTGGCGAGCGCGTCGGGCCGCTCGACGGCGAGCTGCTCGATCTCCATGCCGCCCTCGACGGAGCACATCGCCAGGTAGCGGCGCTCGGCGCGGTCGAGCAGGAGCGAGAAGTAGAACTCCTGGGCGATCTGCGCGCCGGCCGCGATCATCACGCGGTGCACGGTGTGGCCCTTGATGTCCATGCCGAGGATCTCGGCGGCGCGCTCGGCGGCCTCGTCGGCGGACCGGGCGAGCTTGACGCCACCGGCCTTGCCGCGGCCGCCGGTCTTCACCTGCGCCTTGACGACGACCACGCCCCCGGTGCCATCAGCCCCGCCGAGGAGCTGCGCCGCACCCGCGCGGGCCTCCTCGGGCGTCGTGGCGACCACCCCGCCGAGCACGGGCACGCCGTGCTTCTCGAAGATGTCGCGTGCCTGGTATTCGAACAGGTCCACCGCGTGGGGTCCTTCCGTCGACCTCGTGCCCTGACCGTGCGGCGCGCCCGTGCTGGGCCGGCCTGCCCTGCCGGGCCGGCTGCTGTGCCGCCGTCGATGCTAGCCGTGCCGGGCAGTTATCTCCACATCGAGATATCCGGCTCCGAGGCCGCGCCCTCGGCATGCCATCGCGGCCCCAACCCGGTCCCAACACGGGCCCAACCCGGGCCCATCGAGGCCTCATCCCCTGGTCGTCCCGAGGGTCGGACGAGCAGGCAGCGCGGGCGCTGCGCCACGTCAGAGGGCCGCGGACGACAGACCGCTGCGCCCGCCCGGCGCTCCCAGGTGCCGTGGCGCGAGCTCCTCCTGCAGCACCAGGGACGCCGCCCCGACCGCAGCGGCGTCGGCCGTCTGCGGCGAGAGCGAGACGCGCACGCGATGCTTGGCGGCGGCGAAGAACTCCTCCTCGAGCCGCCGTTCGACGATCGTCAGGTAGAGCGAGCCGGCCGTCGTGAACGAGGGCCCGGCGAGCACCAGCGAGTCCAGGTCGAGGATGTTCGCGACAGCCACGGCCGCGTCGGCGAGGTACTCGGCGGACTCCTCGACCAGCGCGACCGACAACGGGTCGCCGTGCACGGCCGCGGTGGCCACCGCGGCGAAGTCCGTGAACGGGTCGCCGTCCACGCTCAGCTGTGCGATCGAGGACCGGCCCGCCGCGACCGCAGCCCGTGCGCGGGCCGCCACGGCGCGCGGGGCCGCCAGGTCCTCGACGGTCGCGCCGGGCGAGCGGTGATCGCGGTGCAGGCGCATCCGACCGAGGGGCCCGGTGTTCGAGCTCGCACCGCGGTACACCGACCCGGCGATCACGATGCCCGCCCCGATGCTCGCACCCATGTAGATCGTGCAGTGCGCCGCCGACCCGGGGATGCGCCCGCTCCAGAACTCCCCGATCGCGGCCGCCGTCGCGTCGTTGTCGAGCACGACCGGCAGGCCGGTGGCCTCCGCGAGCGCGGTCCGCACCGGGAACCTCTGCCACCGTTCGAGCGTCCGGGAGACCAGCACGGCACCCTCGTCGAGGTCCAGCGCACCGGCCACGGCGAGCCCGACCCCGACCACCGCCGACCGGTCGACGTCGGCAGCCGTCAGCAGCACGTCGACCTGCTCGGCCAGCGTGGCCACCACGTCGCGCGGGTCACGCGAGCGGGCACCGCGCACGCGCGTCCGGGCCACCACGAACCCGCGCGCGTCGACCACCACCACCACGATCCAGTCGGCACCGAGCTGGATCCCCACGCTGCACCGGGCGAGCCGGTCGAGCGTGAGCATCACGCGCGGCTTGCCACCGGTGTACTCGCGCACGCCCGTCTCGCGGAGCAGACCCTCGTCGATGAGAGCCCGCACCGCGTGCGAGATGGCCGCCTGCGTCAGCCCCGTCGCCTCGGCGAGCTCCACCCGGCTGATCGGCGCGCGGGTGCGGACCAGGTCGAGCACCAGTCTGCGGCTGACCGAGACCGACCGTCCGGCACGTCGGTCGCCGCGGGACCCCGGCGGCACTCCCTGTGCCTGAGGCATGCGGCCAGTATGACCTGCGGGCCCATACTGCATGCCATGACGACACGCACCGGCGCGGGCCGTGCGCCGCGGTTCGGCGTCGCGCTGCAGCCCACCGTCGACGACCGCGGGCTCGAGCCGTTCTACACGGACTTCCTCGCCGGTGTGGAGGAGGAGCTCGACAGGTCCGGGGCGACCGTGCTGCTGCACGTCGTGCACGGCCTGGACGACGAGCTGGCGGCGTACCGGCGCTGGGCCCGCGACGGCCTGGTGGACGCGGTCGTGGCCGGCGACCTGGTCGAGGACGACCCGCGCGCCGCGTTCTGCGCGGACCTCGGGCTGCCGCTCGTGCTGATCGGCGGCGAGCCGGGCTGCGGGGCCTCGGTCGTCGACTACGACAACGGCGGCGCGATGCGGACCGCCGTGGCGTTCCTCGCCGACCTCGGCCACCGCCGGATCGGCCGGGTGTCCGGCCCTGCCCGCTACGCGCACACCCGGGCGCGCGACGCCGCGTTCGGTCCCGCGCTCGCCGAGCTGGGTGCGCAGGGCGTGCAGGCCGAGGGCGACTACGGCGAGGCCAGCGGTGCGGCAGCGACCCGCACGCTCCTGCAGGCACCGGAGCCGCCGACCGCGCTGGTGTACGACAACGACGTGATGGCGGTCGCCGGGCTGGCCGTGGCGGCCGAGCTGGGCGTGGACGTGCCCGGTCGGCTCTCCGTGCTCGCGTGGGACGACTCGGCGAACTGCCGCCTGTCCCACCCGCCCCTGTCGGTGGTCAGCCGGGACGTGCACGAGGTCGGTCAGGACACCGCCCGGCTGCTGCTGCGGCTGGCCGCCGGCGCGGCTCCCGAGGTGCTGACGACGCCCGGCGTGCGGGTCGTCGCGCGGGGCACCACGGGTCCGGCGCCGCGGGCCTGAGGGGCACGCGACGCCGGACCGGCCCGACCACCCGGACCACCCGGATGGGCGGGTCGGACGGTCAGCCGACGACCTCGGTGACGTGCAGCACGAGAGCCTGGGCCACCCACAGCATCGGGATCTGCAGCCCGACCGTGCCGAGCACCCGCCCGGGCAGGACGATCTCGCCGGCGCTGACCCACGGGGGCACGACCCACCCGAAGCGCGCGGTGCCGACCTCCTCACGCAGCCGTACGCGGTACAGCCGGTCGGGGTCGAGGCCGTGCAGCCGCACGCGCTCGGGGCGGGCGTCCTCGAGCGAGGCGACCGTCGCGATCGTCCACACACCCGCCTCGCGTCCGGGCGAGACGACACCCGTGACCCGCAGGGCGGGGTCGCGCACGTCGGCGTGCACCGCCGTGCCGTGGTGCAGCACGGGGCGCAGCTCGCGGTAGAGCGCGGCGAACCGCTGCAGCGTCGCGGTCTCCTCCTCCGTGCACGCGAGCACGTCCCACTCCAGGCCCGCGGAGCCCATGAGGGCCGTGGCCAGGCGGTACGACAGGTCGACGGTCCGCCCCGAGCTGTGCGCCTGCTCCGGGCCGACGTGCGCACCGACGAGCTCGGGCGGCAGCAGCAGGCCGGTCCATCGCTGGATGTCCTGCCGCTCGACGGCGTCGTTGGAGTCGCTGGCCCAGACCCGGTCGGTGACCTGCAGGATGCCCAGGTCGGTGCGCGCACCGCCCGAGGAGCAGGACTCGATCTCCAGCCCGGGGTGGGTCGCCTTGAGCTCGGCGATCAGCCGGTACGCGGCGAGGGTCTGCTCGTGCACCCCCGGTCGGCCGCCGTGCCGGGCGTCGACGAGGTCGCGGTTGTGGTCCCACTTGATGAAGTCGATGCCGAGCCGCTCGACGAGCGCGGCGATGGCGTCCCGCACGTGGGCGTAGGCCTCGGGGCGCGCCAGGTCCAGCACCCACTGCGTCCGCCAGGACAGGCCCTCGCGGGCGGGCACGTGCGCGGGGTCGTGCAGCAGCCAGTCGGGGTGCGCCCGGGCCAGGTCGGAGTCGAGGCACACCATCTCCGGCTCGAACCACAGCCCGAACTGCATGCCGAGCTCCTGCACCCGGTCGGCGAGCGGCTCGAGCCCGTCGGGCCAGACGCCGGTGTCCACGGTCCAGTCGCCGAGCCCGCGGGTGTCGTCGCGGCGGGCCGGGAACCAGCCGTCGTCGAGCACGAACCGCTCGACGCCGATGTGCGCGGCACGTTCGGCGAGCCGCAGCACGGTCGCGGGGTCGTGGTCGAAGTAGACCGCCTCCCACGTGTTGAGCACGAGCGGGCGGACGGTGCGCGGGTGCTGCGGCCGCGAGCGCAGGTACGCGTGGAACCGGGCGCTGATCCCGTCGAGCCCGGCGTCGCTCCACGCGAAGAATCCTGTGGGCGTGGCGTACGCCTGACCGGGGGCCAGCCGCACCTCGCCGGGGCGCAGCAGCTCGCCGACGCCGAGCAGCGTCGGCTGCTCGGGGAGCCGGTCGGTGCGGTAGGTCGCGTCGCCGCTCCAGCCGAGGTGCGCGGCCCACAGCTCGCCGTCACGGTCGCGGGGGTCGGCGGCGGACAGCGCCAGCAGCCACGGGTGGTCGTGCCCGGCCCGCCCGCGCCGGGTCTGCCGGACCACGGGTCCGCGCGGCAGCGGGCTCGTGGCGGGCACCTTCTCGCGGGCCCACCGGCCGGAGAACGTCGTGCAGCGGTCGGCGTGCGTGGGCACGGGCAGCGTCGTCTCGAGCCAGTGCACGCCGACGTCCTGGGTACCGTCGTTGGCAAGCTCGTGGCCGAGCGTCAGCAGTCCCCCGGGCTCGAGCCGCAGCCGCGTGGTGAGCGTCAGCCCGGCGGCCTGCGCGACGACCTCGACCGCGGTCGCACCGAGCTCGGGGCCCTCGAGCGTGGCTGCCGTTGTCGACCAGTCGACGACCAGGGGCGTCCCGTCGCGCTCGAGGAGCAGGCCCGGGCGACCGACCCAGCCGTCGGTCTCCTGCGGGAGCAGGCTCGGCTGCCACGCGGCGTCGAGCGTCGCGGGGGGCGTCTGACGGGCGACGGCGTCGGCGAGCGCAGCGAGGTCGGCCTCGTTCACCTCGCCGAGGTCCGCACCCCAGTGCAGCACGGCGGGCAGACCGGGGACGGTCAGGTCGAGGAGCACGGCGACGCCGTCGCGGCGCAGCAGGATCCGGTCGGCGGGAAGGGCAGGTCGCGAGGTCATGCGAGGTCCGTTCGGTGGGAGCGTGCAGGTGCGGGGCGAGCTCAGACGAGGGCGGGCAGGACCTCCCCTGCGCTCTCGCGCGCAGCAGGGCGGCCGAGCGGCGAGCGCAGGACGACGAGCGCCCCACCGACGGCCGCGGCGGCACCCACGTCGGTCGACAGCCGCACGCGCACGGGACGCAGCAGCCGAGCCAGGGCACCGCGTTCGACGGCCCGCTGCGCGAGGTCGACGTAGAGCGGGCCGGCGGTGGCGAACGCCGGCCCGGCCAGGACCACCGTGTCGAGGTCGAAGAGGTTCATGAGGGTCACCGCCGCCGTGCCGAGATGTCGCGCAGAGTCTTCCAGCAGGTGGCGCGCGTCCTGGTCACCGCGCGCCGCGGCCCGGGCGACGCGTTCGAAGTCGGCGAGCACGTCGTCGGCGTCGCCGCTCATGCGCAGCCGATCGCGCAGCCCCGGATCGGCGCCCGCCCGGGCGACCACGGCCGAGGGACCGGCCAGGGACTCGGTGCACCCGGCGTTGCCGCACGAGCACGCCGGTCCGCGCGGGTCGAGCGGGACGTGCCCGATCTCGACCGGGTTGGCCGTCCTGCCGCGGTACACCTCGGACCCGACGACCACGCCGCCGCCGATGCCGCTGGCCATGTAGAGCACGCCGAAGGTGTCCACGTCGAGCGAGCCGACCCACTGCTCCCCCACGGCGGCGGCGGTCGCGTCGTTCTCGAGCAGCACCGGCATCCCGAGCAGGTCGGCGAGCGTGGCGGTGAGCGGGAAGTCCTGCCAGGCCGGGGTCGGCTGGGGCGTGAGGATGACGCCGCGCTCGCGGTCCTGCGGCCCGTGGGTGACCAGGCCGACGCCGAGCACACGCGCGCGCGGGACGGCCGCGGAGGCGAGCAGGTCCTCGACGTGATCGGCGAGCGTGCGCAGGGTCTCCCCCGGTGCACCGCGCCCGACACCGCGCAGGCTGGTGGCCGCCACCCGGCGCCCGGCGAAGTCGGTGACGACGATCGCGCTGGTGCACCGGTCGAGCTGGACGCCGACGGCGTAGAGCGCCGTCCGGTCGAGCTCGAGCAGCCGCCGGGGCGTGCCGCCGCGGGAGCGTGCCCGCCCGACCTCGTGCACGAGGCCTTCGGCGATGAGGTCGCGGACGACGTTGGTGATCGTGGCGGCGGTGAAGCCCGACCGGCTGGCCAGCTCGACGCGGCTGATGGTGCCCGCCGTGCGGATCAGGTCGAGCACGAGGGCACCGGTGACGGGCCGGGAGGGCTGACCCACCGGCGTCACGGCCGGGACGGCCCGCACGTTCGGCACGGGCGGCGCCGGGGTGCTCGGTCGGTGCGGCAGACGGCTGGACATGCGTAGGTCCTCTCCTCGGGCCCTCTCGGGACGCAGCCGCGCGCGGGGCGCAGGTCACGGTCCGGACACGGTCGTCCACGAACTTCACCCGATAACTTGACGGACTAAATTTAGCAGAGCAAGAATCGGGTCCGCCCTCCCGCGGCCGCGGCGACGGGCACCGTCGACGTCGACCGCCACCCCGGCCGACGTGGGGAAAGGACCGAGGATGTTCCTGAGGACACGGCCAGGCAGGTATCGCACCGGCGGCGCACTCGTCGCAGGGATCGTCACGTCCACGCTGCTGCTCGCCGGCTGCACGGGCGGCAGCAGCAAGGACACGTCCACCTCGGACGCGTCCGGCGCGACGATCACCGTCTTCAACGGCTCGACCGGCACCATCACCGAGAACTTCAACCCGTTCAGCACCACGGCGCTGCAGCCGACGCTCGGTGTGATCTTCGAGCCGCTCTACTGGTACAACCTCGCCTCGGACGCCGACCCCACGCCCCTGCTGGCGACCGGCTACGAGTGGAACGCCGACGGCACGCAGCTGACGATCCACACCCGCGAGGGCGTCACGTGGAGCGACGGCGAGCCGTTCAGCGCCGCCGACGTCGCCTTCACGTTCAACCTGGTGGCCGACACGCCCGCGCTCAACACGACCGGTCTCGCCGCGACCGCCGAGGCCACCGACGCGAGCACCGTCGTCCTGACGTTCGCCGAGCCGTCCTTCATGCAGGAGCCGAACGTGCTCGGCAACCGCGCGATCGTGCCCGAGCACATCTGGAAGGACGTCGCCGACCCGGTCACCGAGATCAACTCCGAGCCCGTGGGCACCGGGGCGTTCAGCGTCGAGTCCTTCTCGTCGCAGAGCTACATGCTGCAGGCCAACCCGGGCTACTGGGGCGGCGAGCCCGCCGTCAAGCACGTGCGCTACGTCGCGCTCGACTCCGCCGACGCCGCGAGCGCCGCGCTCGTCGCCGGTGACGTGGACTGGATGAGCGCCTTCCTGCCCGGCCTCGACGACATCATCTCGACGAACCCGGACCTCGGGTACGTCAACACCCCTGCACTGACCGCCTCGATCTTCACCTGCTCCGACGCCGCCGCCGGCTGCGCCGGCCCGCAGACC
Coding sequences within:
- a CDS encoding alpha-galactosidase, which translates into the protein MTSRPALPADRILLRRDGVAVLLDLTVPGLPAVLHWGADLGEVNEADLAALADAVARQTPPATLDAAWQPSLLPQETDGWVGRPGLLLERDGTPLVVDWSTTAATLEGPELGATAVEVVAQAAGLTLTTRLRLEPGGLLTLGHELANDGTQDVGVHWLETTLPVPTHADRCTTFSGRWAREKVPATSPLPRGPVVRQTRRGRAGHDHPWLLALSAADPRDRDGELWAAHLGWSGDATYRTDRLPEQPTLLGVGELLRPGEVRLAPGQAYATPTGFFAWSDAGLDGISARFHAYLRSRPQHPRTVRPLVLNTWEAVYFDHDPATVLRLAERAAHIGVERFVLDDGWFPARRDDTRGLGDWTVDTGVWPDGLEPLADRVQELGMQFGLWFEPEMVCLDSDLARAHPDWLLHDPAHVPAREGLSWRTQWVLDLARPEAYAHVRDAIAALVERLGIDFIKWDHNRDLVDARHGGRPGVHEQTLAAYRLIAELKATHPGLEIESCSSGGARTDLGILQVTDRVWASDSNDAVERQDIQRWTGLLLPPELVGAHVGPEQAHSSGRTVDLSYRLATALMGSAGLEWDVLACTEEETATLQRFAALYRELRPVLHHGTAVHADVRDPALRVTGVVSPGREAGVWTIATVASLEDARPERVRLHGLDPDRLYRVRLREEVGTARFGWVVPPWVSAGEIVLPGRVLGTVGLQIPMLWVAQALVLHVTEVVG
- a CDS encoding ROK family transcriptional regulator: MSSRLPHRPSTPAPPVPNVRAVPAVTPVGQPSRPVTGALVLDLIRTAGTISRVELASRSGFTAATITNVVRDLIAEGLVHEVGRARSRGGTPRRLLELDRTALYAVGVQLDRCTSAIVVTDFAGRRVAATSLRGVGRGAPGETLRTLADHVEDLLASAAVPRARVLGVGLVTHGPQDRERGVILTPQPTPAWQDFPLTATLADLLGMPVLLENDATAAAVGEQWVGSLDVDTFGVLYMASGIGGGVVVGSEVYRGRTANPVEIGHVPLDPRGPACSCGNAGCTESLAGPSAVVARAGADPGLRDRLRMSGDADDVLADFERVARAAARGDQDARHLLEDSARHLGTAAVTLMNLFDLDTVVLAGPAFATAGPLYVDLAQRAVERGALARLLRPVRVRLSTDVGAAAAVGGALVVLRSPLGRPAARESAGEVLPALV
- a CDS encoding ABC transporter substrate-binding protein; translated protein: MFLRTRPGRYRTGGALVAGIVTSTLLLAGCTGGSSKDTSTSDASGATITVFNGSTGTITENFNPFSTTALQPTLGVIFEPLYWYNLASDADPTPLLATGYEWNADGTQLTIHTREGVTWSDGEPFSAADVAFTFNLVADTPALNTTGLAATAEATDASTVVLTFAEPSFMQEPNVLGNRAIVPEHIWKDVADPVTEINSEPVGTGAFSVESFSSQSYMLQANPGYWGGEPAVKHVRYVALDSADAASAALVAGDVDWMSAFLPGLDDIISTNPDLGYVNTPALTASIFTCSDAAAGCAGPQTDPAVRQAIYYALNRDQLNKLAGGGFAGTASPTLLLPERDADWIADPDDVEAPASADTEKAADLLDAAGWVEGSDGIRTKDGERLSMTIQTVTGWSDFISLNDAMTQQLAEVGIELKPSQVSWNEWNDAQLSGKFQLSLDSIGLGASSNPFFTYDKWYNSANTVPVGENAIAGNASRFSDPAVDAALAVARSTDDEAVQAEQYAIIQDVITEQLPYIPIYVNSMLTEFNNSRATGWPTDEDKYAMPASWKAWDNGIVLKTIKPTN